DNA sequence from the Scylla paramamosain isolate STU-SP2022 chromosome 4, ASM3559412v1, whole genome shotgun sequence genome:
TTATAGAATTAAAAAACAGAGTATTgaagtgtcagagagagagagagagagaggttggggtgGGGGCCTTGAGTGTCCATGTCTTGGCTAGCTTTATGAAGAGGTTCCTAGGAATGGCCATCAGATTTGATTAGATTCTATTAAAGGGAATCAGTACTGTGCTTCATCTGACAGCTTACTTATTGTAGGTAGTGGGATGTTCTTAACTCAGCATTAAGTCATTTTTCtgttacaggagaaacctaggATGTCTGCAGCCAAAGGTCAGCATTTGTAGCATTGTAAAATTGCAAATTGTTTATGGTTCTTTCCCCAAATAAAGAACAGctgttttttgtcttctcagtgCCATGGTATTTTGATTTTCACCTGTACACTTGCTAAAAGAAATTGATTGTAAAATGTGGTGGTAGCTTGTGTTATTTGGTTGCACTTGCTACAATGAAGCTGTGTAGCAGCCACAAACAAGCAATGTATGTGTTCGTTGGTTACTGGTAGCACTAATATCTCTGGTCAATGAATCCCTGAGGCTCTTGGGGAAGTAGAATTTTATCTTCTGttagtattttttctcttacttcattttctgcctttcttaaATATGTTCTCTTCCCTAACCCAGTTCCCTGAATGATACTGTATTAATAATGTTGTTAATAAGAATCCCAGGTTTGTCATTTTTCTAACAGCCTCTTTAAGATATCTCCATTTTGGCAtcctcattccctcttccttgtTATGGACTCCATTTGATCCTCTTATTGAAATAATCTAAGAATCCTAAGTACTTGTATGCACCATGTAGGCATCCATTGCTCCTattgtcttgttcttctttaagGTTGCACATACATATGTAATAGGTATTCATTATCTTTTGCATTGTTTTACCTGTTAATTATTGTGTGTATACTTTTTTAAGCTGAGAAGATTATGTTTATATTGTCTCTGAAGTGCACCTACCTATATTTTCTGTTCAGTTATGTTCCAAAAAAGCCTAAGAAGTAATGAGCTCCACAGTGCAGTACAATAAAGTACCATTAGTATACATTCAGTatacatgtatacatatatgacTGCCATCATTGGATATTAGTCATAAGTCAGCTGACAAGATAAATAGGTTAATGATATATGCTAATCAAATTAAAATTTATGCAGGTCCATTACAtgatgactttttttccttatgtaacATGTGAGGTAGCAATGCTGTTTGTTAATAAATACcatgtttctttattcatatcaGAACATTAACAAACTTCCTATAAGTTTAGATAATGCTGCTTCTGCCTGTGGATTTCATGTTGCATATTGGGAAGCAAAGAAGGCTTATGTCAAACTTATCTCTTCATTTAATTCCTAACAGTGAGATTTTTTACTTCCAATTTTCAATATAGTCTATTTCATTTTAGCAAAAAATTTCATTCCTTGTAAATGGCTATTATGTCTTTCAGCATAAATGCTTCACAGCCATCCACAAACACTACACCTTTGAGCAATGGGTGGACTTtggaaacaacaacaaggatGTGCTTGGCTTTGTGGCAGCATCCTCAGGCACATCAGACTCCGACTGGGATAAACTGCAGAAAATTCTTGGACAGTTTCCTGAGGTGAGGTCAAGTTCCAAGAATCTTTTTTACTATGCTTAAAAGAAACAGTGTTATATTTTGCCATGATGGAATGCAATAGAACAGAAGAGATTTGGAGAACCTGTGCAGAGTAGCAAGTTGTGAATCAGAAGACTTCAAGGAATCAACCTATTTactttgtgtgaaaaaaaaataatatgtaattgtaatcaagacaaaaaaaaattataaaattcaGATTATGGTATAACATTCTGCtatcacaaaataaaaaaaaaatactagttaGGAAAAATTGTGACAGTAGTTTCCATTTGTTGAAATTTTCTAGTCCAACAGATGAATGAACAGAATTAACATATTTGTAGATGAAACTGCGGATGACACTGAAAGAATGTATTGTTTGGCTCAGTACTTTGCCATCACATTAACTAAATTTTTCATTAACATATATCCTTATTTTAATTTTGCTTACAGTGATTTCTTTGCAGATCAAGTTCATTTGTCTGGATGTTGCCAATGGGTACTCTGAAGTGTTTGTTGAATATGTCAGGAAGGTCCGCAAGAACTTCCCAGAACACACCATCCTCGTAAGTTGTCATTTTGGAATAGTCATAAAAATCTATGTTGATCTTATTATATGACAGTTAAACTACTAGAGATATTATTgcttatttcatttaatttgttGGAGAGCTGCTggcaatgttctctctctctctctctctctctctctctctctctctctctctctctctctctctctctctctctctctctctctctctctctctctctctctctctctctctctctctctctggcagtaacCCTCCCTTTGACCTTTACTATGCATCCCAGGCCGGCAATGTGGTCACGggagagatggtggaggagcTGATTCTCTCTGGGGCAGATATCATCAAGGTGGGGATTGGCCCAGGTTCAGTGTGCACCACCAGGAAGAAGGCTGGTGTGGGATACCCCCAGCTCTCTGCCGTGCTGGAGTGTGCTGATGCTGCTCATGGCCTGGCTGGTCACATCATTTCGGTAAGGAGTGTGCAAAAAGCTGAAGGACCTAAAAGAGGATGGTATTTGTTCAATGTTCTTCCTTACATCTTCTTCTTTAATCTTAATTAGGTGcttgtgttttttgtgatttGCTCAATTCTTATGAAGGTAATTCTTTATTCCAGATTGTTAGACAGTGCAGATAGTACCTAGATTTTCTGAGGTCTgtcatttgtatgtatatttgaatTGAATTTAAATTACCTGAATGTCATTGTTGgctggctgtggctgtggtttTGACACCTTAATTGGCTCATCACAAATGCTTGAGATTAAGAAGACAGAGACAAGTCCTGCCATTAAGGCGAGAGTGGCACATCTCCCACTTTTATACATTTTACCATGAAATTGTTTGTTAAGAAATTAATTGATTGTTGGGATGATGCATTACATGTGTGAGGCTAAGGGGTTGTCCTCCATTGCCTCCACAGGATGGTGGCTGCACCTGCCCTGGTGATATTGCCAAGGCATTTGGAGCAGGAGCTGACTTTGTAATGATGGGAGGAATGCTTGCTGGCCATGACCAGTCGGGGGAGAAGTAATAGAACGTAATGGAAAGAAGTTCAAGCAGTTTTACGGAATGTCAAGTGCCACTGCCATGCAGAAGTACTCTGGAGGAGTAGCTGAATATAGGTAAGGAAGCATTAAAATTATATCCCTTTTAAAAATGTCAATGCAAAAGCTACATTCTGTCAAAGTATCAAGGAAAAGACATGCACCATCTTAACATGTGTAGCAGAATGTAAGCAGGCTACAGAAATATGTTGATTTCTATAAAATTTTTGACAGGTAACTTCTGTTGCTGCATATGTAGTCATGAATATCTATATAGTACATTTAAACTAGCCACTGGTTATAATTTAATAGTGACAAAGCAGTATGAAGTTTAatattatcatttatataagAAATATTGTACCAGCTTTTTATTTGTGAAAAGCTGGTACAGAAGTGACACTCAAGTTACACAAAACCATGCAACTTGGCAAGTTGCTGTCAGGTAACAAAGCATGATACCTTTTTTGTACTGCAAGAGAGTAGTTGATGTATTTTGGACATGTTTCTCCTGCAGGGCAAGTGAGGGGAAGTCAGTGGAGATACCATACAAAGGGGACGTGAATAATACCATCTTGGACATCCTGGGAGGGCTGCGGTCTGCCTGTACCTACACTGGTGCTGCCAAGCTCAAAGAACTTCCAAAACGCACAACTTTCATTCGAGTTACCCAGCAAACCAACGAGATCTTTGCTGCTCATCACGCTGAGAAGCAGTCATGATTGCTGATTACGTATTTCACACTGATATTGGCTTATCCTATTTATATGGTTTAATTTATTTTGAAGTATGGTTTTCCAACTGTTGTCCCTTTGAACATTTCCTGAGGCTTTCATGATCTTTTTAAGTATTTAGTTAGTAACAGTTTTGCAAATGCACATATTTATGGACAGAAACAAACTGAGACTCCTCTGCTGTGGGTTTCCCCCTAAAAGAGTTCCAAGGAGAAGACATAGTATAGCTGCAGTGACCATACACACTTTACCTTCTTAACTAAAACAAATCATAGGTGGCAATCATCCAGTATTGTGACTTCTACTTAGTCAATCATTTGTTGTTGGATATTAGCTGTATAGCTGgtaaaaataacaagtaaaggaAACAGGTGACACCATAAGAAACAAGAGTAAAGGGAATAGCATTAAGAACACATATAAAGAGTAGGTTACATGTGGAACTGAGTTATGTATTGTTTCTTGAGTGATAAAGTAAGGAGGGTGGAAGAATGTGTTtgtattagcttttttttttctttcccttgctctctctctctctctctctctctctctctctctctctctctctctctctctctctctctctctctctctctctctctctctctctctctctctctctctctctctctctctctctctctctctctctctctctctctctctctctctctctgttgaaaTGTTCTTGTGCCATGCttccatgaaaaagaaaagcactTAAGTAAAAAGAGGTGACTGAAAAGAACATCTGAAGTAATGTTGagattattaccattgttaccATTATATATAGTACTGAAAGAAGAGGGTTGTAATTTGTGAGGTTGATTTTAGGTGATGGCAAGTTTTTAAGAATTTGTGCATTTTATCATGTGGCTCTGTACTATTTTCTGTGGTTGTGTATTTCATCATGTGGCTTTGCACTATCTTCTGTGGCTGTGGTTTTACTAGCTGTTGAAACTCTTGTCTAGCCTCTGCAGTGCTGTTTATGACATAGAGATTCTTTATATAAGTCCCAAGAGAAAGTATAATGACATGTATTTATTGCATGAGCCCAAGAAGATATAATTAGATAttcattcaatatatatatatatatatatatatatatatatatatatatatatatatatatatatatatatatatatatatatatatatatatatatatatatatatatatatatattacataaacCCTGAGAGACATTATAATTGTATctacaatcattattattattttttttatgttagtttAATCATGATTCTGCACAATCATTAGGGAGAAAAAATCATGAGAACATGACAAATAATTTCAATGAACTTTAATAATAGTTGTTATGATAACACTAAGTGTTTGAGAGTACAGGCACTGTGGCGCATCAAATGATATGCTGCCCTTGTGTAAGCTCAAACAAAAGCAGGATAATCATCCTGCTTTTGTTTTAGCTCCCTACCTCCAACACTTACATCATGCAAAGTGTTCAGGTATTCCTTGAAAGTTTGGAATATATGATAAATATGCCAAGCATAAGGGATACTAGGGCTACACAAACAAGCAGCCTCAAGGAAAAGACAGTTAGTAGTATTGTACACATTTATAAGGTTGTTAACTTGTAGATTACTGTACCTCCACTCAATGTCCACTCAGCACTTTAATATTCTATTGTGTCAGGTGCTAATAGGGGGAAGAGCAAAAGAAGCACGAAGGATTTGTGTGTGATCAGCTGCAAGACAGTATTATGagaggtgtgtttgggtgtatgACAGAAAAgtacatatataaaaataggTTTATTTATATGGTTGTATGTAAGGAAGATACATTGAGAAGGGGATGTATGTGGGTGTTTggaagaaaattagaaataTGTATAGAAGGCAAGAAGGTGATATTGGAATGTGCCTTGATTACTGTAACtcatcttggtgtgtgtgtgtgtgtgtgtgtgtgtgtgtgtgtgtgtgtgtgtgtgtgtgtgtgtgtgtgtgtgtgtgtgtgtgtgtgtgtgtgtgtgtgtgtgtgttgcacttTTCCCTCCATCACTAACTCTGCTGAGATTAATGAGAGGGATCCATCCTCCTTATTTGTGTTGGTAGAACTAATTGATGAACAGTACAGCttttaagagtaaaaaaagaaaacaaattgatATATGGATCTTAATAAGTGCTTGCTTACAAGGAGGATATATTGGTATAATTTTCATTTCTAGACAATATATTTCTGCCTTTGTGTAGGAAAGTAGGAGCAAATCTGTTATGGGCTTGGTTACTCTCAAGGTTATATGTTTAATAATCAATATGAGACATACAACTGTGTATGAATTTCCCTTCTAGTACAACAGATTTAACTGAATGTGTTTCaccattaaaaagaagaaagaagaatatctTTGAACCTAGTAAGtatacaggaaaagaaaacagagaaattaataaagagaCAAAAATGGAGTCAAGAACTGGAAAAGAAATCAAGTTTGTATATCTataataacagcaaaaaaaaggaattaggAAATGTAGACTCAATACATAGTAACACCTCTTCTGTCATCTTGCTTGAGGCAAGAACAAACAGCTTCAACCTATGGGCCAGGAAAAGATTTATAAAAAAGGATACCAAATGCCTAATTTGTTATGCAGGAGTGGAAAATCTGTAGAACTTTCTTTTGGATTGGAGTGGATATGAAAGTGAAAGCAGGGAGTGCCTCATGTTATAACAttcttacattaaaaataaataaattgtgagAAGATTGTTGTTTGACTTTGAAAACACTcaagaagacgaggaaataAATTATTTAATGTGCAGAATTTgacagaagagaaaaatcatggaaaagtacaaataacaactctctctctctctctctctctctctctctctctctctctctctctctctctctctctctctctctctctctctctctctctcaaaaaataaatagataaataaaatatatatatatatatatatatatatatatatatatatatatatatatatatatatatatatatatatatatatatatatatatatatatatatatatatatatatatatatacacacaaaaataaataaataaaaaaataaatataaataaaggatGCCGTTGCAAACCAGTAATATCTGTAGATTATCTAGCCTAGGGGTGGACAGGTTGATAGGTCCCGTAACTGAAATTATAGATGAGTGGAGTAGATTAGAGAAGGAGGACGGAGTCCTCATGGTGCTGGGCCTATattaagggaagagagagagaaaaagagagaggatagtAAGGGTGATGAAAGAGTTCTTAGTACAGGCGTGGAGGAAACGTAACATGATACATGTATAGTTTTGTTCCCTGTGTTGTGCTCGCCGCTCTCCTCTTCAGGTAATGGACGGACCAGAGCGTAACACTTAAGGAAAGGAGGACCTAGCAAGCGATAGAAAGCGAAAGAGATCACAAGAAGATAGGATTCTCAGAACTTTCCCTTCTACTGTGATCGCTTAATATAAAACAGCAACACTTGAAAGGCGCTCCTAATCTGAACCTCAAGCTCCTTGCAGCAGGAATTTTCGTTGTAAAAGCCTCGTTATTACAGCTGTAAACGAAAATTGGTTGTCTTTGAACATCTCTcaggtttgtttacatcgggggtaaatttatagtttaagccaatgtccccaatctctacccacggcccacggcgttattattaatttccgacaagtagtgtaatcattagaaatgatgtgaatagtgagaagaacaaaatgaggtaggttattaccacgtattgtgtaatggcttaaactataataaaaccacaTCGGAGAAGACAGCAAACAACCCACCGGCCATGGTAGTTGCTTTGGTTTGCTTGTTTGAAGCAATGCATTAAAATTATGCTGTGCAACCACTGGTATGCAGCGGAGCTCATGTGATTTATCTGTCCAGGTAACCCAAACAATAACAACCCACCCCCTACAACAGTGACCACTTATCTTAACATACTACTCACTGAAATTACTTATTTTACCAgtctatttaaaaaaaagtaattattaaAAAGTCACGCagctctatttccttttttttttttttttcggctccAACCCCCTCAACAATATTGGAAATTGGTGGGAAAGCGAGGTTTTATATTCAAGAAAGTCTGAGGATGGTAAACATGATGTTTTGAAAACGGGAAATCTCTAGCCTATCTTAATGGGATTTTGGGGGCTTTGCCCTCTCTGGAACCCCTCACAAATCCCAGCCTAAAATCCCATTTTAAAAAAACTGTAACAAGCTCATGTGGTTTATtgtaaaatgcatataaatgaCAACTTAATGTAATGTATACTTTAATAAGTGGTAAAGTCCCTCCACAGCCTCTCATTGTTTTGTACATGGACATCCTTGTTAGCAGGATCTACAAAATATTCTGAGTGATTAGCAAGCTGGTGGGTCTGAGCCTCCTCACTGAGTGAAGCATAGGCTTTCCACTTGTCACCAGTTCCAGCTGACTGCCATGTAAGCCACAGTTACACATGGTAATTGGCCAAAAATAATCGATGTATTGGCTGGAATCAAATAATGTTCAGTGACGTTCTAATATATCGTTAAAAAGACAGCTTTCATTGGTTGAACAAAGGAGATACAACTGAGCATGTGTCATTCCATATTGGAAtactaacacatacacactactGACTGAGCCAGTGcaaggttgagagagaggaTATTAAGACAAATTTTGAAAATTCATATGTGAGATGTTTATCATTTGCATCACATGGTGTAACCATTAGAAATGCTGCCAGTGTGATAGTAAGTTCCTTGTGTGTATTGTGTTAAACTGCACTAGAACCCACTGTGCTCGTATCTGTTGGTTCTACAcaaggtgtcaagacacttatccttcaatttttgactaccgctttggacccttttctgggactggcatctcgggctttttttttttttttattggattttttgttgccattggccaatgtcccttctacataaaaaaaaaaaaagtacataactGAGTCCACTACCAAACCATTAACAACATCACTTCCAAGAGAGTGACGTATGTACCTTCAGACGAGCTACGCCAGTATTTCACAGACTAACCAAGCCTAacatgacttaacctaaccaaacctttaACTAACATTCTTCCAAAGGAGTGGCATCCATGCAGACGAGCTACCCCAGCATTTCACAAGCAGTTTCCCTTACTAGCTTAACAGAATAGCCAACCAGGTGGATAAACCAAACCGATGAGCATTGTATTGGTAAGCAGCATCAACCCAGTACTTAGATCCTTTCCTAGCTTATCATGTCTACTTCTGTCACATTGAGGAAAATTTGGCTCAACGAAAAAAGGATGGTGCTTTCTGAAAATTTACCTGCAATTTTTCATAATAACCTTGCTTTCTGGTATGATCATTTATGTACGTATTTGAAATAATGCTAGTATTTTCATCTGGGGGATTAACTTAAGGTGGGGTTAAGCTAAGATGAGATTAATTCAGCTCACTATTTTCTCAGTAGATTCTTTTACTGTGTAGATCATGATTCAAATAAGACATCCTGTTTTGCTAAGAAATAAGTATAGTTGATGTTTTGAAATTCATAGGCTAAGGTCACTTCAATATTGCCCTGTTTTCTGACAGTTCACCAGCAATGAATTCTGATAATCTTGCTTTCTGGTCTAAAATTTATATATGCACTGTCATCCATCATAGCTGAGGGTTATGAGTGAAGTTATTGAGTATGTTAAATGTACCTTTCAtaaaagtatctctctctctctctctctctctctctctctctctctctctctctctctctctctctctctctctctctctctctctctctctctctctctctctctctctctctctctctctctctctctctctctctctctctctctctctctctctctctctctctctctctctctctctctctctctctctctctctctctctctctctctctctctctctctctctctctctctctctctctctctctctctctctctctctctctctctctctctctctctctctctctctctctctctctctctctctctctctctctctctctctctctctctctctctctctctctctctctctctctctctctctctctctctctctctctctctctctctctctctctctctctctctctctctctctctctctctctctctctctctctctctctctctctctctctctctctctctctctctctctctctctctctctctctctctctcttcccagacAGAGTCACTAGGATGCTGCTCAGACTGGCTCAACAGGCTCTTCCTGCACAAAACACAGGTTATGGTTTAAGAGTTCTGGTTAGAGAAGCAAGGACAGCCAGGAGGCTCAGCAGCAGGGAGCACCACTGCCATGTCTCACTGGTCCGGGATGGTGCACTCAACCATGCACATTTTgtgagaaaaatacacacaacaaGGTAAATGAGCAAGCTCATTGGTAACTAAGGATTGGTTTCAGGGATTACGTTGAAACTGCATGTAACTCCATACCACAGTTGAGTGATACATTGGTACATCTGTTTACTGGCAATAGTGAATTTACATGATTAgttattgatttttatatatatctatctttgTTATGACTAGGTATGGATTCTGTGTACTTAAAATGAATATTGGTTACTACTTTTTGGTTATTGATATGTTTGTAGAATAGATTAATTGATTCTTTCTGAACTGTGTAGTGGACATGAGGCTATGCATGCTGTTTTTTGTGAAGGTTTTGAGATAATTCTTGCTGTGATATTTTAGGATCCTTCATGGGATACCCTTTACAGTATATAATCTCTCTAAGTTTCCTTCAGGCCTCGTCTAGTCAACCCACTCCTGCTGGCCATGCTGCGACCAGCCAGCAAGTTCCTTGCTGCCTTGGTGGGTCGAGGCTTCAGGAAGTGGTGGCAGGCATTGCCACGACATAAGAAGGAAATTTTCAGGGATCACTTGCGGCGAAACATAGTGCGCTA
Encoded proteins:
- the LOC135100079 gene encoding LOW QUALITY PROTEIN: GMP reductase 2-like (The sequence of the model RefSeq protein was modified relative to this genomic sequence to represent the inferred CDS: inserted 1 base in 1 codon); the protein is MPRIDNDIKLDFKDVLLRPKRSTLKSRSDVDLIRNITFRNSKQTCSGIPIIAANMDTVGTFMMAKELAKHKCFTAIHKHYTFEQWVDFGNNNKDVLGFVAASSGTSDSDWDKLQKILGQFPEIKFICLDVANGYSEVFVEYVRKVRKNFPEHTILAGNVVTGEMVEELILSGADIIKVGIGPGSVCTTRKKAGVGYPQLSAVLECADAAHGLAGHIISDGGCTCPGDIAKAFGAGADFVMMGGMLAGHDQXGGEVIERNGKKFKQFYGMSSATAMQKYSGGVAEYRASEGKSVEIPYKGDVNNTILDILGGLRSACTYTGAAKLKELPKRTTFIRVTQQTNEIFAAHHAEKQS